One genomic region from Leptospira selangorensis encodes:
- a CDS encoding antitoxin: protein MKYKLSQEEKELESSIERNEWKSVDNKAQYLKKFKSAAKNTLLKDKRMNIRIAGKDIQLLKTKALEIGIPYQTLVSSILHQYVTGKLTER from the coding sequence ATGAAATATAAACTTAGCCAAGAAGAGAAAGAATTGGAATCTTCTATTGAACGAAATGAGTGGAAGTCGGTTGATAATAAGGCTCAGTATTTGAAAAAATTCAAATCTGCAGCCAAAAATACTCTATTAAAAGATAAGAGAATGAATATCCGAATTGCAGGGAAAGATATTCAATTATTGAAGACTAAAGCTTTAGAGATTGGTATTCCTTATCAGACTTTGGTTTCAAGTATATTACACCAATATGTTACCGGTAAATTAACAGAACGTTAA
- a CDS encoding toxin, giving the protein MIFDWDNDKNETLKVERNISFERVVVEVESGSVLDILKHPNKKKYPNQILMIVEIDNYAWVVPAIENKDTFFLKTAYPSRKYTSIYLPEANL; this is encoded by the coding sequence GTGATCTTTGATTGGGATAATGATAAAAACGAAACCTTAAAAGTTGAACGAAATATTAGCTTTGAAAGGGTAGTTGTAGAAGTTGAGTCCGGATCCGTTTTAGATATCCTAAAACATCCAAATAAGAAGAAATATCCCAATCAAATTTTGATGATTGTAGAAATTGATAATTATGCTTGGGTAGTTCCTGCGATTGAGAATAAGGATACTTTCTTTTTGAAAACAGCATATCCATCAAGGAAATACACAAGTATATATCTGCCGGAGGCAAATTTATGA